A genomic window from Salvia miltiorrhiza cultivar Shanhuang (shh) chromosome 5, IMPLAD_Smil_shh, whole genome shotgun sequence includes:
- the LOC131024982 gene encoding photosynthetic NDH subunit of subcomplex B 3, chloroplastic-like has protein sequence MAAMSFCHVSLRPPEISAATSNYRTSAAFPSTRRNFSVFAAASPETSTAPLEPEQPEIELEFLGPKSGDAVNRAKAISGEKLLRNIMLDNKIELYATYGKLMNCGGGGSCGTCIVEIIDGKDLLNERTNTELRYLKKKPESWRLACQTIVGNKENSGKVVVQRLPQRK, from the exons ATGGCAGCCATGAGTTTCTGCCACGTGTCACTCCGCCCACCGGAAATCTCCGCCGCCACCTCCAACTACCGCACGTCCGCCGCGTTTCCTTCTACAAGGAGgaacttttctgtttttgcCGCTGCTTCGCCGGAAACTTCCACCGCGCCTCTGGAACCGGAACAACCCGAGATCGAGCTAGAATTCCTCGGG CCTAAATCAGGAGATGCAGTGAACAGAGCCAAAGCCATAAGTGGAGAGAAGCTGCTGAGGAATATAATGTTGGATAACAAAATTGAGCTTTATGCCACTTAT GGGAAACTAATGAACTGCGGAGGTGGTGGAAGCTGCGGAACTTGTATTGTCGAG ATTATTGATGGAAAGGATCTCCTGAATGAGAGAACTAACACAGAGCTTCGATATCTCAAAAAG AAGCCGGAGTCTTGGAGGCTCGCATGTCAAACAATTGTAGGAAATAAAGAGAACTCTGGAAAG GTGGTTGTACAAAGGTTGCCCCAACGGAAATGA